The genomic DNA TCCGCCGCTGAACGGCGAGCCCGGTCGCAGCTGGCCCAGTTGCTCAGCCGGCAGGCCGTGATCCGAGGTACACTGCTGGTTCGGCGGCGAAAGTGCGGCAAGGCCAACTGTCACTGTGCCCAGGGGGAAGGCCATGAAAGCCTGTTCCTGGTGATTTCGGAAAACGGGCGAACCCGACAACTTTTCGTCCCCAAGGATTGGGAGTCGCGTGTGCGACTGTGGGTGGAGGATTACCACCGCGCCCGGGAACTGCTGGAAGAGATTTCACGCATCTATTGGGACAAGGTGCGTTCTCGGCAGGATTGATCATTCTTCGACGTGTACTGACCTACAGCGACAAGTCCCTGAAGTGGGAAGAGGGTCTCGATGCGGTGGGCGATACCCGTCGTCGAGCGAAGATCCCCACGCGGGTCGTGGCCCGGGCGGTGGCGGTCATGTTCCTGAGCCGCCAAGGCAGCCTGCACGCCCTGGAGCAGAGTCGGCCCGGCCGGTTTTGGAATCGATGGCTGGGGCAGGAGATGCCTTCGGCCGATTCCATCGGGCGGATCTGCTCCTTGATGGACGTGGAGGATGTACGCACGGCTTTTCGTAAGGTCTATGCTCGCCTGAAACGGATGAAGGCTCTGGAGCCGCCCGGACACGGATTGATGATGGCGGTCATCGATGGTCACGAACTCACCGCCAGCCGTAAACGCTGTTGTCCGGGGTGTTGCCAGCGGACGCTCCACACCCAAACAGGGGATGTAATCGAGTACTATCACCGATACTCGGTTCTACGGTTGGTCGGCCGAGATCTCTCGTTCATGGTGGATGTCGAACCCGTCCGGCCCGGCGAGGACGAGTTGGCGGCATCCCGGCGGTTGGTGGAACGTGTGGTCCAGGCCTACCCGCGGGCTTTCGATGTGATCGCCGGGGACGCCCTGTATGCCAACACGGACTGGTTCAAGTTCGTGCTCGCCCAGGGCAAGCACGCCCTGGCGGTCCTGAAAGACAACCGCCCGAATCTCATCGCGGATGCCCGCACGTTGTTTGGGGTCCTGCCCGCCGGTCTCGACTGGACCGATGGCCCTCGGCGATATCGTTGTTGGGATTCGGATCGCTTTACCGCTTGGCCTGAATTGGCGGCCCAGGTCCGGGTCGTTCGAAGCCTGGAAACCCAGACGGTTCGACGGCAACGAGACAAACAAGTGGAGGAATCGACCTCGGATTGGCTGTGGGTGACCACCTTGCCGGCCCCCAGAGCCTCGACCCGAACCGTGGTGGACCTGGGCCATCATCGCTGGGACGTGGAGAATCAGGGATTCAACGAACTGAGCAACCGCTGGCACGCCGACCACGTCTACAAGCACCACCCCACGGCCCTGCTGGTCTTCTTCCTGTTCGCACTGCTCTGCTTGAACGTCTTCATGGCCTTCTACCACCGAAATCTCAAACCTGCGGCACGCCGAGCGGCCAGCACCCTGCATGTGGCCGCGTTGATCGCCGCCGAACTGTATGCTTCCATCCGCGATGGCCCCGCCCGCACACCCACCTGACGCGATCGCCACCTACGCAATCCCGCCCTCGCCCTCCAATCAAACCTCGCTGCCCCCGAGGCGGTGGCCGCACGCACATCTCCGCCTCAAAAGCCCTTCCCGCCCCTTCCCGAATCTGGTCATGCCCCAATCCGAACGTAAACCCTTGCTCTGCCACGTCCACAAACCGCACCTGCGGAATCGCTGCGGCGTCCAGCAGCGGCATCCCCAGCACATCCTGCCGGTTCTCGTCATACGCATGGCCGAGGCCTTGCCGTTCCACCCACGCGTACTCCGCGCCCTGCGGGCGATACGGCACGAGCACTTCATCAATCCTGGCCGGGGCGGTGCTGGGATCGACACCGGGAGCGAAAGGAGCGTTGAAATGCTCCAACTCGCCCGTGATGCAGATCGAGGGCACACTCAGCACCGCATCGCCGGGCGGCGATGTGAGCCTCCGCTTGAACATGTAGGGGGCGCAGTAGCTCGCGGCAGCGATCGTCTTGTCGGGGGCGAAGACCATCAAGTTGAGGGCGAACCCGCCGCCGGCGGAAAAACCGACGCCAGCATACGGGGCGTTGACCAGCTCAGGATGCCTGGATGCGGTGGCGATCACTTTCATACTGTCCTGGAAGGCAAGGAATATGCCGTAGTGCCTGGCCTTAACCGTGTCCTCCGCCGGCGGAGACAGCATACGACGCGGAGAACCGGCGGTGGCTGTGCTGCCGACATACGCGAACCCATGCAGATGCATGAAATGGCGGTAGTACTCGCAAATCTTCCACTCATTCCGCGAGTCGCCCCCGGAATAGCAGGCGTTGACCAACAGGCCCCGTACTGTCTTCAGCCCCTCGGGGATGACCATGGTGTAGTTCATCGTCGCGAGGTCGTCGTAGCTGCAAACCACGTACCGGTCTGATCCCACAGTAACGGCTGATGAGGTCACGGTGGGCGCGGCTTGAGCCGGCGCTGGCGGCACATTGCCTTGGACGGCCTTCGTGCCAGGGGTGGTTGCCCCGGCGCTTGGGAGCGACTTGGCGGCCGGCGTGATGCGGTCAACGATGATGCCGTCATTGCCGTTGACGGTGCCACGCGTGCCGACAATGGCATACGAGCCCAGGTCGCCCGTCGAAAACTTGGCCAGCATCTCGGCCACCGAGGTATCAGCCTTGTCCGACGCCTTCAATTCGTACCGCCTGCCGTCCACCTGCAACAGCGGCCGTTTATAGGTGCCGGTCCTTGCCGCGGTGCCCGTGAAGGTTTCGCTCCCGGCCGCACACAACGGAATTGCCGAACCCAGCAGCGCGACCAGCGCGAGGAAAACGAAAGGCATTTTCTTCATGCTACCATTCCTCCCTTTGTGGTGATGCACGGCGTTCTTCCTCATGTGATGTTCACTTTCCCTGTTCCCGTTTCACGCCTTGCGCAAATCCCGAGATGGTGTTCTGCTCGATCCGCTGCTTGCCGGTTTCGGAGGGCGAGGCAAGATGGATCGCCACGGAGCCGTTGGTCGCGGCAATACGGTTGCGCGTGATGGTGCAGGCGTCATGACTGCCCGTTTCCAGCATGATCCCGGCGCCGGTATGGACGGTGATGTCGTTGTTCATGATTGACGCGGCGATGTAGTCGCCATCGAAGCGGATGGCGGCGCCGGAACCACGGACCCGGAGGCGATTCCCGGTCACCACCGGATCCCGGCTCCGCAGCAGAAGGCCGTAGGCGG from Phycisphaerae bacterium includes the following:
- a CDS encoding transposase; this encodes MIILRRVLTYSDKSLKWEEGLDAVGDTRRRAKIPTRVVARAVAVMFLSRQGSLHALEQSRPGRFWNRWLGQEMPSADSIGRICSLMDVEDVRTAFRKVYARLKRMKALEPPGHGLMMAVIDGHELTASRKRCCPGCCQRTLHTQTGDVIEYYHRYSVLRLVGRDLSFMVDVEPVRPGEDELAASRRLVERVVQAYPRAFDVIAGDALYANTDWFKFVLAQGKHALAVLKDNRPNLIADARTLFGVLPAGLDWTDGPRRYRCWDSDRFTAWPELAAQVRVVRSLETQTVRRQRDKQVEESTSDWLWVTTLPAPRASTRTVVDLGHHRWDVENQGFNELSNRWHADHVYKHHPTALLVFFLFALLCLNVFMAFYHRNLKPAARRAASTLHVAALIAAELYASIRDGPARTPT